The DNA segment ACCACAACTCCCTGCTTCCCAACCAATTCAGTACCAGCATCCTCATACCCTTTGGAAGTCCGCAGTCTCCTCGCGAGCGGTTTCGTAAACGCCGTCAGCACTAGAGCTACCACGCAGCCTATAATTACCTGGAGCAATAATGCATCCGGAACCAACCAGGCAACCACTGCAGCCACGAGGGCGCCGATGCTGATCCAAAGAAGGTAGAAGGTCAAGGTCATCATTTCTAGCACTAACAGTACTCCGGCGGCAATCAGCCAAATTACCCATGCTTCCATCCTACCGATACACCACCTTTCTGCAATTATAATAGTATATACGGCGTTCCAGGCAAAAAGTATCAAGAATTAAAACCCTATTGTGCAA comes from the Paenibacillus lentus genome and includes:
- a CDS encoding NfeD family protein, which translates into the protein MEAWVIWLIAAGVLLVLEMMTLTFYLLWISIGALVAAVVAWLVPDALLLQVIIGCVVALVLTAFTKPLARRLRTSKGYEDAGTELVGKQGVVVEAIEPGQYGIVKIGGDTWSATSTQSIGKDELVRVMKRGSTIIEVERWEEFI